A single Bacillota bacterium DNA region contains:
- a CDS encoding ThiF family adenylyltransferase, whose product MTVTTIPAFLDRTQRLIIDMSGLKAEQAGLASLDVTVGLATTTEAFATPLVRAITVFALNLLARTFPRVALLPPLGSELLGPLYSEFETRWGFPYAVLGTGEIVPGKACDLMMAIGTVDHVYGARHVVTIGCDGWVAKFAQGPRPGSVSVADSDNPLGGVVAACVGTAQLFARAIEPLMPPASLRRLGGPDSLEWSAYSYLHDGANPALPSPLLVEDLVMIGLGGVGSAAAAIISWVPGLEGSLTLVDPDQVDESNLNRFLIAPKSTVGSAKVEVVKTFLDRRQGMSVIAAPMTYRQFVRQFGRPWDIVVSSVDNEEVRAAIQTDLPRVIIDGATAGPVIGISRHTFTDGACLGCLHPVTEDSYGREIEIAKVLGIPLGDVIDRLSDDRPFSPWELAAIGSRLGLKGIDVSRRKSLRTLWAEDICGRIRLPAGDSSPQIEGSAAFVSSLTGALVAGEVLKEVAMMDHLDNQFMMQAFRGPSIGFPRKRNKAPKCPCYCQKEAMQSSYAQLHNLER is encoded by the coding sequence ATGACTGTAACGACAATTCCGGCCTTCCTGGATCGCACACAGAGACTAATCATTGACATGAGCGGCCTGAAGGCGGAGCAAGCAGGGCTAGCCTCGCTCGATGTGACTGTGGGCTTAGCTACGACGACGGAAGCCTTCGCAACACCCCTGGTGCGTGCGATCACCGTGTTTGCTCTCAACCTGCTTGCCCGCACGTTTCCGCGGGTTGCCCTCCTGCCACCATTGGGTAGCGAATTGCTCGGGCCGCTCTACTCCGAGTTTGAGACCAGATGGGGGTTTCCGTATGCCGTCCTAGGGACCGGGGAAATTGTGCCGGGGAAAGCCTGCGATCTGATGATGGCCATAGGGACCGTGGATCACGTCTACGGTGCAAGACATGTGGTGACCATCGGCTGCGACGGCTGGGTGGCTAAGTTTGCTCAGGGGCCTCGGCCGGGTAGCGTGAGTGTGGCGGACTCCGATAACCCGCTTGGCGGCGTTGTCGCGGCCTGCGTTGGTACCGCTCAGCTGTTTGCACGGGCCATTGAACCGCTGATGCCACCCGCCTCCTTGCGGCGACTCGGCGGGCCTGATAGTCTGGAGTGGTCGGCCTATTCCTACCTGCATGACGGTGCGAACCCCGCCCTCCCATCACCCTTACTGGTCGAAGATCTGGTCATGATCGGGCTCGGTGGGGTGGGCTCAGCCGCCGCAGCAATTATCAGTTGGGTCCCCGGGCTGGAAGGGAGCTTGACCCTCGTCGACCCGGACCAAGTCGACGAGTCCAACCTAAACCGTTTCCTGATAGCTCCAAAGTCGACAGTAGGCAGTGCGAAAGTGGAGGTTGTGAAGACCTTCCTCGACAGACGACAGGGGATGTCGGTCATTGCGGCTCCTATGACCTACCGTCAATTCGTGAGGCAGTTCGGCCGGCCTTGGGACATCGTGGTCTCAAGCGTTGACAACGAAGAGGTCCGGGCGGCCATCCAGACGGATCTACCCAGGGTCATCATTGATGGAGCGACGGCAGGCCCGGTCATCGGAATAAGCCGCCACACGTTCACGGACGGGGCCTGCTTGGGATGTCTCCATCCGGTTACGGAAGACTCATACGGTAGGGAAATCGAGATTGCCAAGGTTCTAGGTATCCCGCTGGGAGACGTGATTGATCGGCTTAGTGATGACCGTCCCTTCTCACCGTGGGAACTGGCCGCTATTGGGTCGCGGCTGGGGCTAAAAGGAATTGACGTCTCAAGACGCAAGTCCCTACGAACGCTCTGGGCGGAAGACATCTGCGGGCGGATTAGACTGCCGGCTGGAGACTCATCGCCACAGATCGAAGGCTCAGCGGCTTTCGTTTCTTCGCTGACCGGGGCCTTGGTGGCCGGAGAGGTGCTGAAGGAAGTGGCTATGATGGACCACTTGGACAACCAGTTCATGATGCAGGCATTCAGGGGCCCATCGATTGGGTTCCCCCGAAAACGAAACAAGGCACCCAAATGCCCCTGCTATTGCCAGAAAGAGGCTATGCAGTCATCATACGCGCAACTGCACAATTTGGAGAGATGA
- a CDS encoding DUF2604 domain-containing protein produces the protein MSEKTVEVTVETMDGETVLVKANVENKVEHLMREAARELGIGVDIRVYDLTFEGQRLDPESKIENTSIRNGSRVRLERRPRVG, from the coding sequence GTGAGTGAGAAGACCGTCGAAGTGACCGTCGAGACCATGGACGGGGAGACCGTGTTGGTCAAAGCCAACGTAGAAAACAAGGTCGAGCACCTGATGCGCGAAGCAGCTAGGGAGTTGGGTATTGGGGTCGACATCCGGGTCTATGACCTCACCTTTGAGGGGCAGCGTCTGGATCCGGAGTCCAAGATCGAGAATACTTCAATCCGCAATGGCTCGAGGGTGCGCTTGGAACGCCGGCCCCGGGTGGGGTAA
- a CDS encoding tryptophanase, with protein sequence MGPTFEPEPYRIKVVEPIRKTTIEERVRIVREAGYNLFAVPSEDVFIDLLTDSGTSAMSDRQWAGLMAGDEAYAGSRNFYSLRDTVRRVMGFPYVIPTHQGRAAEHVLFATMVKPGQAVVNNMHFDTTKAHVEHRGARAVNLAIDAVYDPVAHHPFKGDMDLKKLDKFLASKVGPDGTARADVPMVMVTITCNSGGGQPVSLNNLRGVREIADRYGVPVFLDAARFAENAFFIKEREPGQHDRSIPEIVKEMFSYADGCTMSAKKDALVNIGGFVALRSEETYHLCSVWAILFEGFVTYGGLAGRDLEAMARGLDEVLDEEYLKARIGQVRYLGQKLIDAGVPIIEPIGGHAVYLDAKRFLPHLHQDHFPAQALSVELYVEGGVRTVEIGTVLEGRDPATHENIYPALEMVRLAIPRRVYTQSHLDYVAEVVKRVHARRESIRGLRFTYEPPVLRHFTARFEPV encoded by the coding sequence GTGGGTCCGACTTTCGAACCCGAACCCTACCGGATCAAGGTCGTCGAGCCGATCAGGAAGACCACCATCGAGGAGCGCGTCCGAATCGTCCGGGAGGCCGGCTACAACCTCTTCGCCGTGCCCTCCGAGGACGTCTTCATCGACCTCCTCACCGACAGCGGTACCTCGGCCATGTCCGACCGCCAATGGGCCGGGCTGATGGCCGGCGACGAGGCCTATGCCGGCAGCCGCAACTTCTACAGCCTGAGGGACACGGTCCGCCGGGTGATGGGGTTTCCTTACGTCATCCCGACCCACCAGGGGCGGGCCGCCGAGCACGTCCTCTTCGCCACCATGGTCAAGCCGGGCCAGGCCGTGGTCAACAACATGCACTTCGACACGACCAAGGCCCACGTCGAGCACCGCGGGGCGAGGGCGGTCAACCTGGCCATCGACGCCGTCTACGACCCGGTCGCCCACCACCCCTTCAAGGGCGACATGGACCTCAAGAAGCTGGACAAGTTCCTGGCCTCGAAGGTCGGCCCGGATGGGACGGCCAGGGCCGACGTGCCGATGGTGATGGTTACCATCACCTGCAACTCCGGCGGCGGCCAGCCCGTCTCCCTGAACAACCTGCGGGGGGTCAGAGAGATCGCCGACCGCTACGGCGTGCCGGTCTTCCTCGACGCCGCCCGCTTTGCCGAGAACGCCTTCTTCATCAAGGAGCGGGAGCCCGGCCAGCACGACCGGTCCATCCCCGAGATCGTCAAGGAGATGTTCTCCTACGCCGACGGCTGCACGATGAGCGCCAAGAAGGACGCTCTGGTGAACATCGGCGGCTTCGTCGCCCTCCGCTCTGAGGAGACCTACCACCTGTGCTCGGTCTGGGCCATCCTCTTCGAGGGCTTTGTCACCTACGGCGGGCTGGCCGGTCGCGACCTCGAGGCGATGGCTCGCGGCCTCGACGAGGTCCTCGACGAGGAGTACCTCAAGGCCCGTATCGGGCAGGTCCGCTATCTCGGCCAGAAGCTCATCGACGCGGGCGTCCCGATCATCGAGCCCATCGGCGGCCACGCCGTCTACCTGGATGCCAAGCGCTTCCTGCCGCACCTCCACCAAGACCACTTCCCGGCTCAGGCCCTCTCGGTCGAACTGTACGTGGAGGGCGGGGTCCGGACGGTCGAGATCGGCACCGTCCTGGAAGGCCGTGACCCGGCCACCCACGAGAACATCTACCCGGCCCTGGAGATGGTCAGACTGGCCATCCCGCGCCGCGTCTACACCCAGTCGCACCTGGACTACGTGGCCGAAGTGGTCAAGCGGGTCCACGCCCGGCGCGAGTCCATCCGCGGCCTCCGCTTCACCTACGAGCCGCCCGTCCTGCGCCACTTCACGGCCAGGTTCGAGCCGGTCTAG
- a CDS encoding NAD(P)H-dependent oxidoreductase gives MPKPKAAVVYYSSTGTNYHLASAAAEGADVYIFSTPTRYGTMAGQMKQFLDTTGGLWAQGKLANKVATATNGDVGDKELAAARHQAKWAVQVAEWIMAGHEAASVGARH, from the coding sequence GTGCCAAAGCCAAAGGCGGCCGTAGTCTATTACAGCTCCACCGGGACCAACTACCACCTGGCGTCGGCGGCGGCGGAGGGGGCCGACGTCTACATCTTCAGCACCCCGACCCGCTACGGAACCATGGCCGGCCAGATGAAGCAGTTCCTCGACACCACCGGGGGCCTCTGGGCCCAGGGAAAGCTGGCCAACAAGGTGGCCACGGCGACCAACGGCGACGTCGGGGATAAGGAGCTGGCGGCCGCTCGCCACCAGGCCAAGTGGGCGGTCCAGGTGGCCGAGTGGATCATGGCCGGACACGAGGCGGCCTCGGTGGGGGCCAGACACTGA